One region of Aeromicrobium sp. Sec7.5 genomic DNA includes:
- a CDS encoding short-chain dehydrogenase/reductase produces the protein MSAYPLTSKVALVTGGARGIGLETARALLERGARVAIVDLDPEATSMAAKMLGEGAIGLVADVTSSAAMEDIVTQVVAQLGRLDVVVANAGIANQPATIRAMSAGEFERVIDVNIHGVHRTVRAALPHITANGGHVVVVSSIYAFSNGMLVAPYAMSKAAVEQYGRALRSELVQHGASATVAYFGFIDTAMTHDAFADPIGARLKATFPQVLMKKLEPRVAGGVIVRGIERRAPRVIAPRRWSPMSVLRGVLNPYLDRRSERHSATQAILRDAG, from the coding sequence ATGAGCGCCTACCCCCTCACCTCCAAGGTCGCCCTCGTCACCGGCGGCGCCCGCGGAATCGGTTTGGAGACCGCCCGCGCGCTGCTCGAGCGAGGAGCTCGAGTCGCGATCGTCGACCTCGATCCCGAGGCGACCTCGATGGCGGCCAAGATGCTCGGAGAAGGCGCGATCGGCCTGGTCGCGGACGTGACGAGCTCGGCCGCGATGGAGGACATCGTGACCCAGGTCGTGGCCCAGCTCGGTCGCCTCGACGTCGTCGTGGCCAACGCCGGGATCGCCAACCAGCCGGCGACCATCCGGGCCATGAGCGCGGGCGAGTTCGAGCGCGTGATCGACGTCAACATCCACGGCGTCCACCGGACCGTCCGAGCCGCCCTGCCGCACATCACCGCCAACGGGGGGCACGTCGTCGTCGTGTCGTCGATCTACGCCTTCTCCAATGGCATGCTGGTGGCGCCCTACGCCATGTCCAAGGCCGCGGTGGAGCAGTACGGCCGAGCGCTGCGCAGCGAGCTGGTCCAGCACGGCGCCTCCGCGACGGTCGCGTACTTCGGATTCATCGACACGGCCATGACGCACGATGCCTTCGCCGACCCGATCGGCGCCCGCCTCAAGGCGACGTTCCCGCAGGTCCTCATGAAGAAGCTCGAGCCACGGGTCGCGGGCGGGGTGATCGTTCGGGGTATCGAGCGCCGAGCACCCCGCGTCATCGCGCCACGACGGTGGAGCCCGATGTCGGTTCTGCGCGGCGTGCTCAATCCCTACCTGGACCGCCGCAGCGAGCGCCACTCGGCGACCCAGGCGATCCTGCGCGATGCCGGCTGA
- a CDS encoding alpha/beta hydrolase produces the protein MNVVRQDLTFSSDGVRCAAWHFVARVPADDGSRGRPCVVMAHGFGGTRDTGLLGYAEGLAAAGLDVLLFDYRGFGASGGEPRQLVSYRRQRADYHAAIAAARRLVGVDPDRIILWGTSYSGGHVLPVAVQDRRVAAAISLTPAMDGRAALLAIARHGGVRRLAPLLVHGLRDVARALTSRQPHYLPVVGEPGSVAIITAPGAVAGYTAVAGPTWRNLVGARAALTVAFSRPLRQARRARFPLLVQVGENDAVAPPAAAVEVVRRAAGTAELLSYPVDHFDVYDGPWQQQALCDQITFLDRHLGRSSSPRERTVHS, from the coding sequence ATGAACGTCGTGCGCCAAGACCTCACGTTCAGCAGCGACGGCGTGAGGTGTGCCGCGTGGCACTTCGTCGCACGAGTGCCCGCGGATGACGGGTCAAGGGGCCGGCCGTGCGTCGTGATGGCGCACGGTTTCGGGGGCACCCGCGACACCGGACTCCTCGGGTACGCCGAGGGGCTCGCGGCGGCGGGCCTGGACGTGCTGCTCTTCGACTACCGCGGCTTCGGCGCCTCGGGCGGCGAGCCTCGCCAGCTCGTGTCGTACCGCCGCCAACGTGCCGACTACCACGCCGCGATTGCCGCGGCCCGCCGGCTCGTCGGCGTCGACCCCGACCGCATCATTCTGTGGGGAACGTCGTACTCCGGCGGGCACGTGCTCCCGGTGGCCGTCCAGGACCGACGGGTCGCTGCAGCGATCTCCCTGACACCGGCGATGGACGGTCGGGCCGCCCTGCTGGCGATCGCGCGGCACGGCGGTGTCCGTCGCCTCGCGCCTCTGCTGGTTCACGGGCTGCGGGACGTCGCGCGGGCCCTGACATCCCGACAGCCCCACTACCTGCCCGTCGTCGGCGAACCCGGATCGGTCGCGATCATCACTGCGCCCGGGGCCGTGGCCGGTTACACCGCAGTCGCGGGTCCGACCTGGCGCAACCTGGTCGGCGCCCGTGCGGCGCTGACCGTGGCCTTCAGCCGGCCCCTGCGTCAAGCGCGGCGCGCGAGGTTCCCCCTGCTGGTACAGGTCGGCGAGAACGACGCGGTGGCCCCTCCGGCCGCGGCAGTCGAGGTGGTCCGCCGAGCCGCCGGGACCGCCGAGCTGCTGTCCTACCCGGTCGACCACTTCGACGTCTACGACGGCCCCTGGCAGCAACAGGCCCTGTGCGACCAGATCACCTTCCTCGATCGGCACCTCGGCCGGTCGAGCAGTCCCCGCGAGAGAACGGTTCACTCATGA